The following proteins are encoded in a genomic region of Ostrea edulis chromosome 7, xbOstEdul1.1, whole genome shotgun sequence:
- the LOC125656505 gene encoding uncharacterized protein F54H12.2-like codes for MWNVSYNKRSYPTWVLITPYKAYIDTLLSTEQSKHILNSSQLFVKDYSGQFDDADVNTGSNMGLFERWNYTKDGGVIDLEGPLLLDVFQQERLILNGVTLDLKLWPSKNASDSPNEKLKIVDATLKMCIQRPNPSLTMAHAKLLEESSAIYPYMTSSIKIASIAEGEFSFSADNMFQGEVPSQLILGLVSSRAYSGDYKKSPFNFQHFDCNFVALYVDGQSLPSKPLQPQFGNNNYLNAYQTLKSVNDNIWISREEYAKGYTFYVLDINPYVDFNVKRRANCRLELRFAKALPESVTLIMYGKFPVTLHGPRTWKPAEKCDE; via the coding sequence ATGTGGAATGTCAGCTACAACAAAAGATCGTATCCGACGTGGGTACTAATTACCCCCTACAAGGCTTATATCGACACTTTGCTGAGCACAGAGCAGTCCAAGCACATTCTTAACTCTAGTCAGTTATTTGTGAAAGACTACAGTGGGCAATTTGACGATGCAGATGTCAATACTGGTTCTAACATGGGGTTGTTCGAGAGATGGAATTATACTAAAGACGGAGGCGTGATAGATCTGGAAGGTCCACTGCTCTTGGACGTGTTTCAACAAGAACGACTGATCCTGAACGGTGTGACATTGGATCTCAAACTCTGGCCTAGTAAAAATGCTAGTGATTCACCCAACGAAAAGCTTAAAATTGTGGATGCCACCTTAAAGATGTGTATCCAGAGACCGAACCCCTCACTGACCATGGCTCATGCTAAATTATTAGAGGAGTCGTCAGCAATCTACCCTTACATGACGTCATCCATCAAAATCGCTTCCATTGCTGAAGGAGAATTCAGTTTCAGTGCTGACAACATGTTTCAAGGAGAAGTACCCTCGCAATTGATTTTAGGTTTGGTGTCCAGTAGAGCTTACAGTGGAGATTATAAGAAGTCACCGTTCAATTTCCAACACTTTGACTGTAACTTTGTGGCGCTCTACGTGGATGGTCAGTCTCTGCCTTCCAAACCTTTGCAACCTCAATTTGGGAATAATAACTACTTGAATGCTTACCAAACCCTTAAAAGCGTGAATGACAATATATGGATTTCCAGGGAAGAGTACGCCAAAGGGTATACCTTCTATGTCTTGGACATTAACCCCTACGTAGATTTTAATGTCAAGAGAAGAGCGAACTGTCGTTTAGAGCTGCGCTTTGCCAAAGCCCTCCCAGAGAGCGTGACCTTGATTATGTACGGAAAATTCCCTGTAACACTGCATGGTCCAAGAACATGGAAACCGGCGGAAAAGTGTGATGAATGA